Below is a genomic region from Asterias amurensis chromosome 4, ASM3211899v1.
TATTTAAAccaaattttgtttgcaaaaaaaaccccaaaagaaATATAAGACGAAACAGAAATTAAAACTTGAATTTAGAAAATTTGAGCATTTCATACATGActtttactttgacctctttatgTGAATGGAAGTAGATGACAGTTGCTGCCGTTTGTGGCCTTTATGATCTCTTAAATGGTTTGACTCCCAACCAGGGTGCCTTTTGGCGGCTTTCacaaataactgtttcggtcactGATATAGTGTTTAAAGGCtttggacgctattggtaattattcaaaataattgtgagcataaaaacttacttggtaacaagcaaaggagagctgttgatagtatactacattgtgagaaacggctctgaagtaacgtagattttgagaagaactaatttctcactaaaatgtttgaacttatttcgagacctcaactgaggtctcgaattcaagaatctgaaagcacacaacttgtgcggcaagggtgttttttcttcaattattctctctcgcaagttcgacaGCCAAATGAGTTCAAgtttagtttgttattttatgcatatgttgagacacaccaattgttagaatactggtctatgagaattaccaaaggtgtccagtgcctccaATGGCAAAATCAACCTAGACAATTATTGGTTACGCACCCAAGccaatgtaaccaaattgaGTTTGGATAGGGGCagtaagtatttattttaaaacagcaAGGTTGTTTCACTGAATACATCAGGAATGCAAGAAAGATAGGCGCAACGTTAGTATTGAAAGATTGTTAAAACACGATAATTATCGAAGAAATTACAGTAATAGATTTTCTTATGTAtcatttattattaaatgtatgcAACATTTATTACTTACAcgaaatattaaaacaaacattgtacATATTTTAAATTGAACACTTTACCAGCAAACTATCTAAGTTGTTCAAAATTGTATATACAGCACTTACAATATTctttggtttataaaaaaaaattatgtgtaAACGAAAATCGAGGTAGAGTTTAGGtcataaaacaatacaaaattagcaccacccccctaaaaaaataataataataataacaaccattCCTGTCTCTACATCCAGAAAGGTCAGAAAAGTGTCTAGGTAAAATAAAAAGGTGAAGCATTTGAAGTTGGATTCAGACTGATTAAAATATAGTTCCAATGTCATGGAAATTATAGTTGTTGTTGTCAGGTCTATCCAGGGAGTGTTTTGGGGCAAATAACAAGTATTTAcatatattttattgaatatctTCTCAACTAGTTCGATTGCTCAATAAttgatttcattttgtttcgtctgCAATTACGATTGCGGCGTTGACATCAATTGCATTTTGGTTGTAACCTTTATAGTTATTGTATTAATATACAATGCAcgtcctttccttaatcccttccccctctctttttctataaatggatacttgttttatgcctctgaagaaggtccggattggatcgaaagcgaaggccatctaccctattcattaaataTACAATGCATGTTATATATGTGGATTCTGAACGAAGTGTCTAGGTCGGTTCATTACACTTTGACAAATAGCTTGTCTTTACACAAAATGGATAACTTAAAGGtcgtttttcccttttttgttttcctattCTAGAAAACTGTTCACCTATCGATGTAAAATTTATTGATTAGGTGAGTTTAACTTGAAACTGCACATTTGCTGCCTGCGATAAAAAGTAAACTACAGCCATGTGTTGTTCTAGAATTGTGCACTTTTTTAGCATGATCTTAGACGCCGTGATATCTGGGGGCATTTTGGCTTCTGGTGGTAATTTGTTGCATTGAGGGATAGTGCGTGGGTAAAGAGATTGTATGTTGAAgtccttgtttgtttgtgttaaatACGGTAAATAACAAAGTGACTGTGTGGACGTGTCAGTCAGCATAATGTCCCTATTATCATGTGGACCTCTTTTCTTCGATTGTagcgttaaaaaaaacaatcacccGATGCAGTTTTGTTCTACAAATTGTTGTAGAACAACACATGGCCGTAGTTGACTTTTTATCGCAAGCAGCAAATATGCAGTTTCAAATTAAACTCACCGAATCACCTGATGAAGTTTTGTTCTACAAATTGTTGTAAATACCAATAGAAATCGCCTGGAACAGTGGCCTATACTCGTCTGGCCATAGTTAACTTTTTAACATATGCGGCAAACATTTTCTCCGTGCAGAAAATTAAGCTTACACCTAATGACCTGATGCAAGTCTGTTTTTCGAATTGTTTTATAGTACCAATAGAAATCAAAATCgtctacaaaataaaaagtaactTTAAGATGTTTTCATAACCTCTGCAATTAAATCATCGACCCCACCGCTGGTCACCGTTATATAGTAGCCCCAGTACACAATGTTTAACACCAGGAACACAAACGGGAATGCTTTCCTTGACCTCTGGTCCACCGCCCCTGGGTCGATGCCGATTTCTCCAAAGGAAGCACAGCTTGGTCCGCACATCTCCTCACATTTACTCATGTTGTTGTGGGTCTCCCTCTGCGGGAGTCGCCTCATGGGCTTGGCCTGGGGTGAGCCGCGTTCTGCGGCGCGGATGTACGAGGAGCGTCTGGCTCCGCCTCGGTTCATGTCCGAGTTTGAATAGTTGGATGATTTGACGGCATCCTCGTTGACGAATGTTATCTCCTAAAATTCAAGGAAGTGCAAATTATCAACGAAAGTGTTCCAGGTTGTACCATTGACATCAGAACTTTAATATCTATAGAAACATAAATTACTGGATGCGACTTCATCGCCCACCAACCATGTACATCAATGGATGTTACATAGATGTGGTGCGTTGTCAGTGGAATGTGAACTGTTtataattttcattttaaaactgcATCATCTTTCATTACTGATTGAGATAAAAACACGggcagaaaaaaacccaatcgATTTAAACGGACTACACCTGCATCATCCGATTTAACGTGCCGGAATAATGTTCTGGATTCACCATAAAACGCCacttctaccaactgagctatctgtgGCTCAATGTTGGCACCGGCGGTCTCCCTATGTTGGCAATAATCTGTGTTCCAAGGTGCCAGGCAGAAGCAATTCAAAACCTGTATAAAATCTGTACAACTACTTtatccagggatcacacccaaattcaTGATTACAGCCTAAGAAAGCTGTAGCAGAGTAATCACCTTATTATAAACCATGCGAGGAAGACTGACTGTGTAAACTAATTTTGGTTTGAGCAAAGAAAAAGGTATCTTTCAGCTGAACTTGGGTTGAGCAACTCAAcaacgaaaacaaaaaatttggtttgcggaaatgccatgtgtgtatgtacttgccaagtagagtttgttcttggagaaaTGTCTTGacttattctactaccgcggagtagatttatcagatgttcgggagacttctcagttctgaaaagaactgtccagcAAGGGGCTGgtcgaaacatcgagaccaattCATCAAGagctgactccgcggtagtgcagttaattacgatcctataataAGCttagtagtagtcccagccaattttctataccttccgcccgggtagtagttaaaaagcaggacagttcttttcagaactgagaagtctcccgaatatccgacaaatctactccgcggtagtagaataaagaaagacatttatttaagaacaaacactacctggcaagtagaaacacaaatggtgttaccgcaaaccaaatgtatattaAAAACCTTCAACTTACAATTTCATTGTGTTTCTTGTCCACGCTGTAGACGCTACATGGTGACCCACTGCTCTTTGATACCGTTGAATGGTTCCCAATCTCCCTGGACTCTTTAAGTTTCCTCCTCGCCTCCTTAAACCTTGGCTTCTCGTAGTAACTCACCAGAGCAAACTCTAACAGAGCAGCGAAGACAAAGAAGTAGCACATCCCCAAGAAAATATCAATTGCCTgattgaaagtaaaaaaaacataaccatCATAAACTTATCAAAGAATAAAACACAAGAGAAGCTGATTTGTTAACTTTTAAATAATGTTGGGTTGAACTAATAGGAAGAACGCCAACAGAGGGCCATGCAGCTCAGTTGGCGGAACGCCTGTACGTTGTTCTTTAAGTCGTTGGTTCAAACGAAAACTGTTAATTATATTGTAACATGTCGGTctattgttttacaaaataccTTGGCATCAGGGGTAACAACCAGGAGCATTAATGTTAATTGTCAAATCGATCAGCATTCACACTTCATGTGACCCAACATAATATACATTATTACCAAACCTGCGAAAGTTTAAGCTCAACCATTCACCGGAGTAACTGAAAATTACAGTTACTCTCTTGTACTTTTTTGGTAAAGATTTCatacttttaaaatgtaataaatatttaaattaaagCCCTCATTGGATATTGTTTGTTGTGAAGATAAtgtcattttttcttcttctttcaagCCGTGGTTTAATAATGTCCATCTGTAATGTCCTTTTGTATTATCTCTTCTTTAAATGTGGCCTCaggatataataataataacaacaataataacacagcatttTGAAAGCGCACTTAAAAAGGCGCTGGTAAAAGACCAAGAAGAGAATttcacttaaagtcacctggaagtggtattttttcaaaataaagcttttgtcactaatatatgtgttttgatgagtggaatgtgaataaacagttaactaaggtttaaaaaaaatcagttcttatgttatttacaaatttaagagtagaccccgacccgagagggcgctgttcgtgacgtcaatcgaggcagactttgcctgtaatgcgtagagtaaacacaattgcaaagtacatgtacggaccaagtcgtgagtttgtacgtttcaaaacaaaaaaaatgttttttgttccgGCGTgctgaccaggtgtattgctgctgaatgcagaaaaacactttttgaaatgtaccaactcacgacttggacgtacatgtactttgcacgtgtgtttactatacgcattgcaggcaaagtctgccttgattgacgtcacaaaaggggtaggcggagtcagccccctaaacaactttatatattttttaatcatataaatcgtgacaaacaattactaaacaaattgttttattgttcgtaagcatatactcttatgtttgaaagaaaacattttttatttccaggtgactttaatatctGCATGGGTtaatctgaagagatgggttttgagagaatgttggaatcgtgagatgtcatgtgtgtccttgagatgttgaggtagagagttccagatagattaactcgatagtaatttagtttactttaaaaaaaactttcagggGTGCtacttgttttctctgtttttgttCTCTCTCCTGAGAGAGAACAAAACCTCGTCTTTACCGTTTTTATTGTATGTACCTGcatttttacctgtgaaattaataaatgaaattaaactAAATGAAAATCAAATTTTAGACGCTAATCATCTTGCAGCTAAGAAGCTGAAATTAATGATGTAACTTCCAGACGCAGACCTGCAAGGGCGCCTCTGGGTGGCTATAGACACATCGACCCATAATAATGGCTGCAGAACCGAAGTGCCACTggagagaaccaacgcacaactgaACCTAGCTGGGAATCGAATCAGGGCCACTGTGAAAATAGACGAGCACTTTACTCCCTAGCCACCCATGGCACACTAGATATTGATTCTTGCTGTACATTTAAGATGGTTGTATTGTTGGTTtgatttttactttgtttttgtaatattattaaagtcacctggaagtggtttttttttcaaaagaaagcttttgtcactaatataagtgttttgatgagtggaatgtgaataaacagttaactaaggttttaaaaaaatcagttcttatgttatttacaaatttaagagtagaccccgacccgagagggcgctgttcgtgacgtcaatcgaggcagactttgcctgtaatgcgtagagtaaacacaattgcataGTACATGtgcggaccaagtcgtgagtttgtacgtttcaaaaaaagaaaaaatgccgaccaggtgtattgctgctgaatgcagaaaaacacttttgaaatgtaccaactcacgacttggacgtacatgtactttgcacgtgtgtttactatacgcattgcaggcaaagtctgcctcgattgacgtcacaaaaggggtaggcggagtcagcccccaaacaaccttatatattttttaaacatataaatcgtgacaaacaattactaaaaaaattgttttattgttcgtaagcatatactcttatgtttgaaagaatttatttatttttttccaggtgactttcaGGTCTGAGCCtttcatggccgagcggttttaCAGAGAACTAAGTCCaaggcctgccgtcgatttcacaaaactcttcctaacttaagattaaccttaggacttaggacgagtcccaaccctgcactgtagcatgcggaccttaagattagtcctaagttaagacgagttactcgtcctaactcgatataagACGAGTCCATAACTCTTTGgtaaatcgacccctggtggcTGAGCTATCACAATGTGCATTCGAATCTCGATACAAGTATACCAATGTCCTTAGTAAAGACACTCTGCTGTTATTTCTCATTGACGTTTTTATCCCGAATTATGGTATATGCCGAGTAATAAGTAGAATAAGAAGTGAAAGAAGTAGAATTTAGAGTAAAATTAGAGTAAAATTAGAAGTAGAAGTATCAATACAGAGCTCGAGTGTTTGTTACATTATAGCCTTTGTAATCGGAAGCGCGTTTGCATCAAGTTCCACAAGAAAgaattttcctttttaaaaaactccACCTTTAAAGGTGAAGTCACGTGAcatttgatgacgtcattagaACAGGACCTTCAATTATTAATCTGTCCAACTCTGAAGAGGAAATCAATAAAAtcttgtgcacatttttttacCTTAACGTATGAGAGTTTTGGGAGCGATGACCCGGCATTGCCCATGAGTGTAGTCATGGTGAGTACGGTTGTGATCCCCAGAGCGGTACGGGCCGGAGTCGAAGACCGTGGAATCCAGAAGGACACCCAGGAGACGATGACGATCAGGGTGGACGGCATGTAGGTTTGAATCAGGTAGTAGGAGATCTCGCGACCCAGGTAGAAATCGGCAATCAGCTGGGAGTAGTTACCAACTGCaggagagggggagggggggggggggggtgaagatGACGTGTAAATTTggggccaattttatagagcttctTTTAAAAAGAAGCTCAATCACAACATAATATTATTTGCGGTTAAGCGAACAACATTGCCAGCCGACATCCTAaaaacatgtacaatctgtgacttgAACCCTTCTTatgtttttgctcagcagacaaATTCTGAGCATTATTTCTAAGCTTAAGCAGCTATATAAAATCTAAAGcctaatttcatgaagctgatgagcagaaaatactgcgtAAATAAATACTTGGTTGCAGCAAGAAATTATGTGGGAGCTTCAAATAATACCTTTATAAAATTTGACTGGTATCTTGTTTCAGCCAAGCAATTATTTGTCCgtgtttagcaagtttttttgcgCTTTCAGGCTTTGTGAAGTTGTGTAGTCATGTAAGCAGACCCTTATGCCTAATCAGCGTTTAATTTGCTAAAATTTAGTCTAAaaaccctttcaaaaaaaaaaaaattatttgctCATCCTCTTGTGCAAAGGTATGGTTTcgtttgtttttgctttaacCGATTGTTCGACGAGTGACCTCTCATCACCAAAATCAATCGATGAAAACTATGACTGCAGCGACAGAACCACGTCAAGGGAGTATCATATTATTCTGAAGTCACTGTATTGTTATGAATTGAATCCCTTTAAATACCCTTTCCACCTCATTATGCTGTAGTCAATCGCTGGATATGAAATATTGATGTGATTTTAAGACCAAGGAGACAGTCTTTGGGGTGTCAGTTCAGGGCCTTGTCTGGCCCGGCGGTCTGACGCTCCTGACGGCCTAGACGCCGGACCGAACGTGTAGTGCTTCTTAATTGTTTTCATTAACACCCTAGTGGCGTAACCCTTATCTTAAAAGACAAGAGTTCATGGCATCAGCTTGTATATATTTTGAGAGGAAACTCCCTAATTGGAAAACAATCTCATTGGGAAAACGTGCAATAATAAGGAAAACAGCCGCTGTAAAGAAACATTCCCTAATAAGGAAACACTCCTTATAAAGGTAAACATCCTCAAACTGGGAAACAAACAACCCCTTCAACGTGCCATAATACGAGAAATATTCGCTGTAAAGAAAAATTCCCTCATTCGGAAAACACTCCCTCAGAAGGAAACAATATCTTAAAAAGAATCACTCCCTAATTGGGAAAACACTCCCTAATAAGGAAACATTCCTTAATATACGAACATTACCTAATACATAAAATGATCCCGGAGATCCATTGAGAGACATTCCTTAGTTGGGAAAATCTTTCCTCATTGGAAAACATTCCCTATTTAGGAAAATATTAAGGAACCACTTCCTATTAAGGAAACATTCCTTAATAAAGAAAATGTTCCCTTACAACATTTCTTGACTTTAAATCAGAGCGATATAAATCGTTTACAGCGGTTTAACCCTGATATAACGATACTTACCGTAATACACTGCCAGATTGATGCGATGGCTGTTGCCTAGGAACTGAAACTGTGGAAGGGTCACGGCGGGGTCAACGTAGATTGGTGAATTCGGCATCCAATAATAATGAACATTCTTGTCGCTGTAAGCATCtgtaaatgtatacaataatTTCATGTTTACtaacaatacaaataaaaacaatatttaataataCAGTGTTTTGTATTCCGAAGAGTGGctactctttaaaggcactggacactattggtaattgtcaaaaacagtATTCTTACTTGCTGATCCCatcataatgcacaaaataacaaatctgtgaaaatttgggctcaattggtaatcaaagttgcaaaaaaacagagaataatgaaatagaaaacacccttgttgcacaactttgtgtgctttcagatgcgtataATGAAaacacttcagctgaagtattttattatttgagtgagaaattacctctttctcaaaaactacgttacctcagaaggagccgtttctcataatgatttatactaccaacagcttgccattgctcgttaccaagtagtttttttgtgctaaccattttttatatatagTAACTGAATCAAGCCAATATTGTCAATTGCCTTTAATAAAAGCAGTACTGTGAACAAGCTTCTTGATGGTCACACTTTACTAAACACTGATGCATCTGACATAAACAAACTTTATACGGATTCCATCAGAGATTCTGAACTCATTGTATCGTACacatctgacatcacacttcgaggctcgtaaGTTACGCCAGACACCTGCTTTGAGTGAGTGTATACGGATCCTTGCATTCATTCCACATGGGGATTTGCAGACAAATCGTACGTACAAATACATATGAAACAACATAACATGCATGTATACATGGtacaattgaagaaaaaaaattgcacgCTGCAGCTGACAAAGTTAAACATcccctcggaccaatcaaaacgcagATGTGGAAAgtttacgtcactgcacgtttatccaatgaaatcaatgTGTCTGACAAAACCACTGCCTGTCCCGGGGGAACCGTCTAAACTCATGGCTGGACCCTATCCTTTTTCCCGTCAGGACAAACAGAGGAATGGCAGAGGTGAAAGGGTTGCAGGAAATAAAGGACACTCAACCCAGTCAGGGCTTTGTGAACACGACAATTTGGAACTTGACAATGGACATTTCAAAAGCAATCAGCATGTTCTGAAAGCGTTTCTCACTGCAGGGCTTTGACAATAGGGTTGTTGAAAGGTTACGAGAAGTTTATAAAAGTGTCACCATACAGAAGTAAAGAAGTGTTTGTGATTCGTATGTAGAAACAAACAGAGATGTGCACGTGCACTTACAGCTTTCCATTGTGAGCGAACAGCGTTGTTGATCCATAGGGAAGAATGCAAGGTTCATGGCACAACTCGCCGTAACTGTTAACCTGTGAAAGATTAATAAGTAACTGTTTTAATTAGGGAAATTATTCAACATTGGCTGTAAGATGACGGTAAGAGACACAGGAGATGATAATCCCAGCTGGCTGGGGAACCGATGTTGCTTAGAAGAAGTGCATTGggcgtgtttttgttttaaatacactggacactattggtaattgtcaaagactagccttcacagttggtgtatctcaacaaatgcataaaataacaaacctgtgaaaattttagctcaatcggtcatcgaacttgcgaaatgatagtgaaagaaaaaattaatacccttgtcacacgaagttgtgtgcgtttagatggttgatttcgagacctcaagttataaacttgaggtctcgaaatcaaattcgtggaaaattacttctttctcgaaaactatggcacttcagagggagccgtttctcacaatgttttagaccatcaacctctccctattactcgtcaccaagaaaggttttacgttaataattattttgagtaattaccaatagtgtccactgcctttaaatcgtaTAATATTCTCAACGACATGTCTACAGGTCCAGTGTGGCAGGGGATTGGGTTCCCCTTATGACGAACTACgtcacaaacttcttctgatagcgccctcttttgaatcatcatAGAtagtttgattagcttccccgtgtcgaccccgcggtgcttactcgggtgagcccctgactagagctaatcgaacgatcactcaccctctcgtggtgacgtcatgcaccttgggccagccccaaagtgacccacacCACAAGCAGTGCACTTGGGGGCTGACCCatgtgagcccctggaatgacgtcaaagctattcgaacgcaccgggggcagaccggggtcgacccagggaagctaatcgaacacacccataATTACCTGGTGCTGTACAATATATCCCCATTCTGCCTGATTCTGATCAGAGTATTCTTATAGATGACGTCATGAAACTTGGCCGATTTCTCATTGACAAAGTACGTGTCTGGTACCCAGAGTTTATCCACCATCTCTGAGTTCAGAGAGAGCTCGTCGACGATGTCGCCTGGGAATTTCAGCCTTTCATCGGTCCACAGCTGACGGAAGTACAGGTCCATGGTGTATTGCTGGACGACATAACACAGACCAAAATAAAATCACTATTATTGTAATGTTTAAGCCTCGGTGATGATCGGTAACATGATACTTTGATTACATGATAGAACTGTTTGTTTATGCGttccttgacctttgacctaaatATAAAGCATGGAGTGCTTGATGTATAAAGTATTACGATAATATTGGAAaccaggtggcagcagataatTCCTTTGTTTTCGGTAATACGTGCTTTCCAAGAACTAGGGCACTTTTCGAAACGGCTGGATTTGTGTTTGGATTCAGCTCAGGCTAGTTTGGCCCTGCGGTTGTTTGGCAATTTATTATTAAGCATGTTTTGCGTATATGCGCCCATGCATtcagagaacggagcctgaagccgaatccaaagccgaagccgtggtttcgaaaagggcctataaaTACACTAGGATTTAACGTGATACGTCTGCTTCCAATTGGTCTTCCATGAAATTGTGTTGCTAATAACATTTACGCATGCGTATACAGACAATCTTGATTGGTTAACGCCATTAAGTTGCGCACAAAACAGACCCCAAAAACGCGCATGGGTCACGACACCGTCAGCCCCTACAAACATGCGCGAAGTTTGTCACATTACAAAGCAAGTGTTAGTTAGCACGTGCAATTATGTATATTTCCCTTATGGGAAAGGTGTTTTGTGTACTAAACGTGAATTTTGAAGATAacattgattttgttgttgatgttttagaAATTAATTTAGGGAAACCAGTCAAATGAAGtaccggggtggatttcacaaaggtagtcctaacttaggactagtcctaggcaatgctaaaagataggaccagtcctaagttaggatgagttactggtcctgaccagtcctatctcttagcattgcctaggaatagtcctaagttaggactacctttgtgaaatccacccctggtagtGTTAATGGAACATTATTGCGTGGGTATTTTGCAGAAGTTAAA
It encodes:
- the LOC139936045 gene encoding gamma-aminobutyric acid receptor subunit alpha-6-like; the protein is MTKGLGNHSCRMARFSCFYLAVVVCLCFFLVPCCAVEISAEISNTAPQARTKADNVSIVLSSLLEGYDKRLRPNYGGDPLPVNISMYVYSLGPVSEAQMQYTMDLYFRQLWTDERLKFPGDIVDELSLNSEMVDKLWVPDTYFVNEKSAKFHDVIYKNTLIRIRQNGDILYSTRLTVTASCAMNLAFFPMDQQRCSLTMESYAYSDKNVHYYWMPNSPIYVDPAVTLPQFQFLGNSHRINLAVYYVGNYSQLIADFYLGREISYYLIQTYMPSTLIVIVSWVSFWIPRSSTPARTALGITTVLTMTTLMGNAGSSLPKLSYVKAIDIFLGMCYFFVFAALLEFALVSYYEKPRFKEARRKLKESREIGNHSTVSKSSGSPCSVYSVDKKHNEIEITFVNEDAVKSSNYSNSDMNRGGARRSSYIRAAERGSPQAKPMRRLPQRETHNNMSKCEEMCGPSCASFGEIGIDPGAVDQRSRKAFPFVFLVLNIVYWGYYITVTSGGVDDLIAEVMKTS